In Paenibacillus ihbetae, the following are encoded in one genomic region:
- a CDS encoding alpha-N-arabinofuranosidase yields MSHVITINADVSHGTINRNIYGHFSEHLGRCIYEGIWVGEDSNIPNTEGIRNDVLEALKKLKIPVLRWPGGCFADEYHWKDGIGPRENRKRMINTHWGGVVENNHFGTHEFMRLCELLECEPYISGNVGSGTVQEMSEWVEYMTFDGVSPMAEWRKENGREKPWKLKYFGVGNENWGCGGNMRPEYYADLYRQYQTYVRNYGENKVYKIACGPNVDDYRWMETVMREAHPFMDAISLHYYTIPGEFWTGKGPATGFTEQEWFTTLKKALHMDELITRHSAIMDQYDPNKRIGLIVDEWGTWYDVEPGTNPGFLYQQNTIRDALVAGLTLNIFHEHNDRVVMANIAQIVNVLQSVILTEGEKMLLTPTYHVFNMYKVHQDAERLDAHISGSEYEMDGEKIPQVSVSASKDAEGKIHVSLCNVSHDSQADVSVALRGLGGPIFKIKAEQLAADSLDAHNTFEAPDALTPSTFSAYEVEEGVLHAKLAPMSVTVFEITAG; encoded by the coding sequence ATGAGTCATGTTATTACGATTAACGCCGATGTGTCGCATGGAACGATTAACCGCAATATTTACGGGCATTTCTCCGAGCATTTGGGACGCTGCATTTATGAAGGGATCTGGGTTGGCGAGGACTCGAATATCCCGAACACCGAAGGAATTCGAAATGATGTGCTGGAAGCGCTGAAGAAGCTCAAGATTCCGGTGCTGCGTTGGCCGGGCGGCTGCTTCGCGGATGAATATCATTGGAAGGACGGCATCGGACCGCGGGAGAACCGCAAGCGGATGATCAATACGCACTGGGGCGGCGTGGTCGAGAATAATCATTTCGGCACCCATGAGTTTATGCGGCTCTGCGAGCTGCTGGAATGCGAACCATACATATCGGGCAACGTCGGAAGCGGCACGGTTCAGGAAATGTCGGAATGGGTCGAGTATATGACGTTCGACGGAGTGTCTCCGATGGCTGAATGGCGTAAGGAGAACGGCCGGGAGAAGCCTTGGAAGCTGAAGTATTTCGGCGTGGGCAACGAGAACTGGGGATGCGGCGGCAATATGCGTCCGGAATATTATGCGGACCTGTATCGCCAGTATCAAACCTATGTCCGGAATTACGGCGAGAATAAGGTGTACAAAATCGCATGTGGCCCGAACGTGGACGATTACCGCTGGATGGAGACGGTCATGAGGGAAGCCCATCCGTTCATGGATGCGATCAGCCTCCATTATTACACGATTCCGGGCGAATTCTGGACAGGCAAGGGCCCAGCGACCGGATTTACGGAGCAGGAATGGTTTACGACCTTGAAAAAGGCGCTTCATATGGATGAGTTGATTACGAGACATTCCGCGATTATGGATCAATACGATCCGAACAAGCGGATCGGTTTGATCGTCGATGAATGGGGAACCTGGTATGATGTGGAGCCTGGAACGAATCCCGGCTTCCTGTATCAGCAAAACACGATTCGGGACGCTCTCGTTGCCGGCTTGACGCTGAACATCTTCCATGAGCATAATGACCGTGTCGTCATGGCGAATATCGCCCAGATCGTCAACGTGCTTCAGTCCGTCATCTTGACGGAAGGAGAGAAAATGCTGCTGACGCCGACTTACCATGTGTTCAATATGTATAAGGTGCATCAAGACGCAGAACGTCTGGATGCCCACATCAGCGGCTCCGAATATGAAATGGACGGCGAAAAGATTCCGCAAGTCTCCGTCTCTGCATCCAAGGATGCCGAAGGGAAAATCCATGTCAGCCTGTGTAATGTAAGCCATGATTCGCAGGCAGATGTGTCCGTTGCGCTCCGCGGTCTTGGCGGACCGATCTTCAAAATCAAGGCTGAGCAGCTGGCCGCAGATTCGCTGGATGCCCATAACACCTTCGAGGCACCGGACGCGCTTACGCCGTCGACCTTCAGCGCCTATGAAGTGGAGGAGGGCGTCCTTCACGCGAAGCTGGCTCCGATGTCGGTGACCGTCTTCGAAATCACGGCGGGGTAA
- a CDS encoding MFS transporter encodes MNRGIFACYWTAHSGTSLADVVYIMAITTYMYQESGSAFIAALFPLLNAAAKFAAGFTVPLLMERYPFAKLLTWLQLVKALLVTALVVFFSYIAPHVYLLCIMILLIACAHGWGTPLLQSIVPRIVPQDRLVKANSSLSVTEQSLQIAGYTFTGFLVIQIGHQPTLILTAILIWVSVISLLLVTRAMPGDDSGPRRAKPNRKAILEGWSYLWRIPTLRIVTIMDMIEGVAGTIWVGAITLVYVKEVLNQGEAWWGFINASYYAGAILGGLLTVLFSSFIQKHLIACMAAGSAVFSLLTLWYGLNSIPIVALLLCIGMGPAYQLRDVAQQTAFQTSIEPSMLPKVYASRGILLSTITSISIAVIGLIADTLGIRMVYIIGAACIAVSAGLSFVIVSMQKKSAQVVDPSGRTA; translated from the coding sequence ATGAATAGAGGAATTTTCGCCTGTTACTGGACGGCTCATTCCGGCACATCACTGGCTGATGTCGTGTACATCATGGCGATCACGACGTATATGTACCAGGAATCGGGCTCTGCATTCATCGCCGCGCTGTTCCCGCTGCTCAATGCAGCAGCCAAATTCGCGGCGGGATTCACGGTGCCGCTTCTTATGGAAAGGTACCCGTTTGCCAAGCTTCTCACCTGGCTGCAGCTTGTAAAAGCGCTGCTCGTTACCGCGCTTGTGGTGTTTTTTTCATACATCGCTCCGCATGTTTATCTGCTGTGCATCATGATCCTGCTGATCGCCTGCGCTCACGGCTGGGGGACTCCGCTTCTGCAGTCGATCGTGCCGCGAATCGTGCCGCAAGACCGGCTCGTCAAGGCGAACAGCTCTCTCTCGGTGACAGAGCAGTCTCTGCAGATCGCAGGCTACACCTTTACAGGCTTTCTGGTGATTCAGATTGGGCATCAACCGACATTAATCTTGACGGCCATCCTGATCTGGGTGTCGGTGATCAGCCTGCTGCTGGTCACACGGGCAATGCCAGGTGACGATTCAGGCCCCCGGCGTGCGAAGCCGAATCGCAAGGCGATTCTTGAGGGGTGGTCGTATTTATGGCGCATCCCGACGCTTCGCATCGTAACAATCATGGATATGATTGAAGGCGTGGCCGGAACGATTTGGGTCGGTGCCATTACTTTGGTTTACGTGAAGGAAGTACTCAATCAAGGAGAAGCGTGGTGGGGCTTTATTAATGCAAGCTATTATGCGGGCGCGATCCTTGGCGGTCTGCTGACGGTTCTCTTCTCATCATTTATCCAGAAGCATTTGATCGCTTGTATGGCTGCAGGCTCCGCCGTGTTCAGCCTGCTGACGCTGTGGTACGGACTGAACAGCATCCCTATTGTTGCGCTCCTGCTGTGTATCGGAATGGGACCGGCCTATCAGCTGAGGGACGTTGCTCAGCAGACCGCTTTTCAGACGAGCATCGAGCCATCCATGCTGCCGAAGGTATACGCATCGCGCGGCATCCTGTTATCAACGATTACGAGCATTTCCATCGCCGTCATCGGCCTGATTGCGGATACGCTCGGCATTCGGATGGTCTATATCATCGGTGCCGCTTGTATTGCGGTTTCGGCGGGGCTGTCCTTCGTCATCGTAAGTATGCAAAAGAAGTCTGCACAAGTGGTGGACCCAAGCGGGAGAACGGCTTAG
- a CDS encoding DoxX family protein: protein MKSYASAGTLIIRVILGIIFLAHGLDKFGSGIGNIEGFFESLGIPAFMASVVAIIEIVGGIALILGFATRIASVILGIVLIVAIVQAKLGMGFLNGYELDVALLAMAAHLALSGSSLLSVDSLFTKKR from the coding sequence ATGAAAAGCTATGCTTCTGCAGGCACTTTGATCATAAGGGTAATCCTGGGCATTATCTTCCTGGCCCATGGGCTGGATAAATTCGGGAGCGGCATCGGCAATATCGAGGGCTTCTTCGAAAGCCTCGGCATTCCGGCATTCATGGCTTCGGTTGTCGCCATAATCGAAATCGTCGGAGGAATCGCCTTGATTCTGGGCTTTGCCACCCGCATCGCTTCCGTTATTCTCGGAATCGTGCTGATTGTTGCCATCGTGCAGGCCAAGCTCGGGATGGGATTCCTGAACGGCTATGAGCTCGACGTTGCGCTTCTGGCCATGGCGGCCCATCTTGCGCTCAGCGGCAGCAGCCTGCTATCCGTCGATTCATTATTTACCAAGAAGCGCTAG
- a CDS encoding AraC family transcriptional regulator: MDIKFCFPNMINTLQVTGCHFDHQQPGWHYPRHHHHLFELLYCMEGEVEQEIHRDRFTLREGEWLLIKSGVRHQSSNRSGRTYGYFNVHFDLDDTDIRSRLSAAPFRHIPRSVGERTKLGEYVKKLEGIIPQSQNINEDASDQAGQLRYELSFEERLLLQSYTLLIIHEVLMLLNSPVLGPALPSQAPSSAAPRPASAMTADVAHAIEEKLLSGLSGDASVSRVARELNLSRSQCSKQFTKIYGMSPRQYVSRQKLNLAKELLVTTNLPVYAIADKLGFRSASHFSRQFRRWTGQSPTDYKPRA, encoded by the coding sequence ATGGATATCAAATTTTGCTTCCCTAATATGATCAACACCTTGCAGGTTACAGGCTGCCATTTCGACCACCAGCAGCCGGGATGGCACTATCCGAGGCATCATCACCATCTGTTCGAGCTTCTCTATTGCATGGAGGGCGAGGTTGAACAGGAAATTCACCGGGACCGCTTCACGCTGCGTGAAGGCGAGTGGCTGCTGATCAAATCGGGGGTGCGTCATCAATCCTCGAACCGTTCGGGCAGGACGTACGGTTATTTCAATGTACATTTTGATCTGGACGATACCGATATCCGGAGCAGATTGTCCGCAGCGCCGTTCCGGCATATTCCAAGATCCGTGGGAGAACGGACCAAGCTCGGCGAATATGTAAAAAAGCTGGAAGGAATTATCCCGCAGAGCCAGAATATAAACGAAGACGCCTCCGACCAGGCCGGTCAGCTCCGGTACGAGCTTTCGTTCGAAGAGAGGCTGCTTCTGCAATCCTACACCCTGCTGATCATACATGAGGTGCTTATGCTTCTAAATTCCCCGGTGCTGGGTCCTGCGCTTCCTTCCCAAGCCCCTTCATCGGCGGCTCCTCGCCCAGCATCAGCGATGACGGCCGATGTAGCACATGCCATCGAAGAGAAGCTGCTGTCGGGATTATCCGGGGATGCTTCGGTCAGCCGCGTTGCTCGGGAGCTTAATCTAAGCCGCAGCCAGTGCAGCAAGCAGTTCACCAAGATTTATGGCATGTCTCCAAGACAGTATGTCAGCAGACAGAAGCTCAACCTGGCCAAGGAGCTGCTGGTGACGACTAACCTGCCGGTCTATGCCATTGCCGACAAGCTTGGTTTCCGTTCAGCAAGCCATTTCTCGAGACAGTTTCGCCGCTGGACCGGACAATCGCCGACCGATTATAAGCCCCGTGCCTAA
- a CDS encoding glycoside hydrolase family 35 protein, whose translation MTQLKAVNKQFVLGEEAIQILSGAIHYFRVVPEHWEDRLLKLKACGLNTVETYIPWNWHEPDEGRFNFSGMADIEAFVTLAGKLGLQVIVRPSPYICAEWEFGGLPGWLLQDPHMQLRCLDPKFLKKVDAYYDELIPRLVPLLSSNGGPIIAVQIENEYGSYGNDTAYLQYLQEALISRGVDVLLFTSDGPTDGMLQGGTVPGVTATVNFGSRPAEAFAKLREYRSEDPLMCMEYWNGWFDHWMKPHHTRDSEDAAAVFAEMLALGASVNFYMFHGGTNFGFYNGANYHDRYEPTITSYDYDAPLSECGDVTPKYEAVRQVIAKHQGVELGDLPALPEPVRKKAYGTVSMTFYADLLENLPVLASSEKHRTPVPMELLGHNYGFIVYSTKISGPRQGESLHLQEVHDRAQVFLDGVYQGTVERWNNAPIPLDIPAAGAKLDIVVENMGRVNYGPRLKDYKGITEGVRMNNQFLYDWSISCLPMDHLGAVPFGPLSAPNAGRKDRPAFYKGEFHVEDRMDTFVRLDGWVKGVVWINGFNLGRYWEQGPQATLYLPGPLLKKGSNEIIVFELHHTDKASIELVDKPDLG comes from the coding sequence ATGACACAATTGAAAGCGGTTAACAAGCAGTTTGTTCTTGGTGAGGAAGCGATTCAAATCTTATCGGGTGCCATTCATTATTTCCGCGTTGTGCCTGAACATTGGGAGGATCGGCTGCTGAAGCTGAAAGCATGCGGCTTGAATACGGTCGAGACTTACATACCTTGGAATTGGCATGAGCCGGATGAAGGAAGGTTCAATTTCTCCGGGATGGCGGATATCGAAGCCTTCGTCACGCTCGCGGGGAAGCTGGGGCTGCAGGTCATCGTCAGACCGAGTCCTTACATTTGCGCAGAGTGGGAATTTGGCGGACTGCCGGGGTGGCTGCTGCAGGATCCGCATATGCAGCTTCGCTGCCTGGATCCGAAGTTCCTGAAAAAGGTCGATGCATATTATGACGAGTTGATTCCGCGTCTGGTGCCGCTGTTGTCCTCGAACGGCGGGCCGATCATCGCGGTCCAAATCGAGAATGAATACGGCAGCTATGGCAATGATACGGCATACCTGCAGTATCTTCAGGAGGCATTGATCAGCAGGGGCGTGGATGTGCTGCTGTTTACTTCGGACGGTCCGACAGACGGCATGCTGCAGGGCGGCACGGTTCCCGGTGTAACGGCCACCGTCAATTTCGGATCCAGGCCGGCCGAAGCGTTCGCCAAGCTGCGGGAGTATCGGTCCGAAGATCCGCTCATGTGCATGGAATATTGGAACGGCTGGTTCGATCATTGGATGAAGCCGCACCATACGCGCGATTCGGAGGACGCAGCGGCGGTATTTGCCGAAATGCTGGCCCTTGGAGCATCCGTTAACTTTTATATGTTCCATGGCGGGACGAATTTCGGATTTTACAATGGCGCGAATTATCATGACAGATACGAGCCGACCATCACGAGCTACGATTATGATGCGCCTCTATCGGAGTGCGGCGATGTTACACCGAAGTATGAGGCGGTCCGGCAGGTGATTGCGAAGCACCAAGGTGTGGAGCTCGGGGATTTGCCGGCGCTGCCTGAGCCGGTGCGGAAGAAGGCATACGGGACGGTCAGCATGACTTTCTATGCCGATCTGCTCGAGAATTTGCCGGTATTGGCCTCCAGCGAGAAGCACCGAACACCGGTGCCGATGGAGCTGCTTGGTCATAACTACGGTTTTATCGTATACTCCACAAAAATTTCCGGTCCGCGGCAAGGCGAATCCCTGCATCTGCAAGAAGTGCATGACCGAGCCCAGGTGTTTCTCGATGGCGTATACCAGGGGACCGTGGAACGCTGGAATAATGCGCCTATTCCTTTGGACATTCCAGCAGCAGGCGCCAAGCTGGACATCGTTGTGGAGAACATGGGGCGCGTCAATTATGGTCCCCGCTTGAAGGATTACAAAGGGATTACCGAAGGCGTGCGGATGAATAACCAGTTTCTGTACGATTGGAGCATTTCCTGCTTGCCGATGGATCATCTGGGGGCAGTGCCGTTCGGGCCGTTGTCGGCGCCTAATGCAGGGCGGAAGGACCGTCCGGCATTTTATAAGGGAGAATTCCATGTGGAAGATCGGATGGACACGTTCGTTCGACTGGACGGCTGGGTGAAGGGCGTCGTCTGGATCAACGGGTTCAATCTTGGGCGATACTGGGAGCAGGGACCTCAAGCGACGCTTTATCTGCCCGGTCCGCTGCTGAAGAAGGGAAGCAATGAAATCATCGTATTCGAGCTGCATCACACGGATAAGGCAAGCATCGAACTGGTCGACAAGCCGGATTTGGGCTAA
- a CDS encoding MFS transporter, whose product MNTQLQTTVSNPQKKSYILHLATIFLGFIIFGISENIKGPAIPRIQLDFRLDEMQIGTLLSLNALGYLIACSFTAILTRKIGIKWVSMLAFGSMAVSGIFIFLSHSYPMFTASYFLMYIGNGMLEIGLAILAARIFVRNTGTMMNLSHFFYGISSTVAPMLASGLMTVTVLGYTIDWRGMYLAMLMLSVLPMIPALMSKFPGDDHPESERTPLKQLIKDRALWLIVIILSFGVVSEMAVGGWLVNFLEKSYNWDPAAAAGMLSAFFLCFSAARLLLGPITDRIGFTLSIIILSGFTGICTFIAIFGGESYAFLFAAAGIGIAPIYPTVMALIAKRYPKESDTAITFTVTMMGIGSVIGNYAIGAITSGFKQLYGSGTELGLLRGLQAGYGFIGLCALICSLFGIVLYRYLKNRKQLV is encoded by the coding sequence ATGAACACTCAACTGCAAACAACCGTAAGCAACCCGCAGAAAAAAAGCTACATTCTGCACTTGGCAACGATCTTCCTCGGCTTTATCATTTTTGGAATTTCGGAAAATATTAAAGGACCGGCCATTCCCCGGATTCAGCTGGATTTTCGGCTGGATGAAATGCAGATCGGCACCTTGCTGTCGCTCAATGCGCTCGGTTATTTGATCGCCTGCTCTTTTACGGCCATCCTGACCCGCAAGATCGGCATCAAATGGGTGAGCATGCTTGCCTTTGGTTCGATGGCGGTCTCAGGCATTTTCATCTTCCTGTCCCACAGCTACCCGATGTTCACCGCTTCGTACTTCCTGATGTACATCGGGAACGGGATGCTGGAGATTGGCCTCGCCATTCTGGCTGCAAGAATATTCGTCCGCAATACGGGAACGATGATGAACCTGTCGCATTTTTTCTATGGCATCAGCTCTACCGTCGCTCCGATGCTCGCCTCGGGATTGATGACCGTCACCGTTCTCGGCTACACCATTGATTGGCGGGGCATGTATTTGGCGATGCTGATGCTCTCCGTACTGCCGATGATCCCTGCGCTGATGAGCAAATTTCCTGGCGACGATCATCCTGAATCCGAGCGGACGCCTCTGAAGCAATTAATCAAGGATCGGGCGCTGTGGCTGATCGTCATCATCCTGTCCTTCGGCGTCGTATCGGAAATGGCCGTCGGCGGCTGGCTCGTAAATTTTCTTGAAAAATCGTACAACTGGGATCCGGCCGCGGCAGCCGGCATGCTGTCCGCGTTCTTCCTGTGCTTCTCAGCAGCACGCCTGCTGCTAGGACCGATTACGGACCGGATCGGATTCACCTTGTCGATTATCATCCTTTCGGGATTCACGGGCATATGCACCTTTATCGCCATTTTCGGCGGGGAATCCTATGCCTTCCTATTCGCGGCGGCCGGAATCGGCATCGCTCCGATCTATCCGACAGTCATGGCCCTGATTGCCAAGCGATACCCGAAGGAGAGCGATACGGCGATTACCTTCACGGTCACGATGATGGGCATCGGCAGCGTAATCGGCAACTACGCCATCGGAGCCATCACGAGCGGTTTCAAACAATTGTACGGCAGCGGAACCGAACTGGGGCTGCTGCGGGGTCTTCAGGCCGGTTACGGTTTTATCGGCTTATGCGCCCTGATATGCTCGCTGTTCGGCATTGTGCTGTACCGATACTTGAAGAACCGTAAGCAGCTGGTTTAA
- a CDS encoding LacI family DNA-binding transcriptional regulator encodes MVIIASRKEVAQLAGVSEATVSRVLNGVGPIREETRQRVMEAAERLGYTPNALAQSFARRRSGNLGVVMPYLPKARIFSAYYFSEILSGIGSKALEGKYDLLMLFREPGGTMDYLNLFRTQKVDACIILGAKDEDGERAALRQLSEAGHPYCLINQHFEGESFHVMDADHVEGSYEAVKHLTEQGFRRIAFLNGPLEYSNSRDRMSGYRRALEDAGIKLDESLLFEGNFSRKSGYAAAEKVAAHLKDIDAVFAANDRMAIGLQQGLRSMGVPEKKMPAFVGYDDSDAAELGAPPLTSVRVPFYELGCLAAEHVLAMLEHTLPSGASRIPLHRKLPTRLVIRASSLKRK; translated from the coding sequence ATGGTGATTATCGCTAGTCGTAAGGAAGTCGCACAGCTTGCCGGCGTATCGGAAGCTACCGTATCCCGGGTATTAAACGGGGTTGGCCCGATCCGGGAGGAGACCCGGCAGCGGGTGATGGAAGCCGCAGAGCGGCTCGGGTATACCCCGAACGCGCTCGCCCAAAGCTTCGCGCGGCGCCGGAGCGGCAACCTCGGCGTTGTCATGCCGTATCTGCCGAAAGCACGGATCTTCTCCGCGTATTATTTCTCGGAAATTTTAAGCGGTATCGGCAGTAAAGCGCTGGAGGGCAAATATGATTTATTGATGCTGTTTCGCGAGCCGGGCGGCACCATGGATTACTTGAATTTGTTCCGGACCCAAAAGGTGGACGCCTGCATCATTCTCGGAGCTAAGGACGAGGATGGCGAACGAGCGGCTCTCCGGCAGCTGAGCGAAGCGGGACACCCCTATTGCTTGATTAATCAGCACTTTGAAGGGGAGAGCTTTCACGTGATGGATGCCGATCATGTGGAGGGCAGCTACGAAGCCGTGAAACATCTTACGGAGCAGGGCTTTCGGAGGATCGCCTTTCTCAACGGCCCCCTGGAATATTCCAACAGCCGGGATCGTATGTCCGGGTACCGCCGGGCATTGGAAGATGCGGGCATCAAGCTTGATGAATCGCTCCTGTTCGAAGGTAACTTCAGCCGGAAAAGCGGATATGCAGCAGCGGAGAAGGTCGCCGCGCATCTGAAGGACATCGATGCCGTATTTGCGGCGAATGACCGGATGGCGATCGGCCTTCAGCAGGGTCTGCGCTCAATGGGCGTCCCGGAGAAGAAGATGCCGGCCTTCGTCGGCTATGATGATTCGGATGCCGCCGAGCTGGGAGCTCCGCCGTTAACGAGTGTAAGGGTTCCCTTCTATGAACTGGGCTGCCTGGCCGCAGAGCATGTTCTCGCCATGCTGGAGCATACATTGCCTTCCGGTGCAAGCCGCATCCCGCTTCACCGCAAACTGCCTACCCGTCTGGTTATCCGTGCTTCATCGTTGAAACGAAAGTAA
- a CDS encoding Gfo/Idh/MocA family protein produces MNQLRVGMIGYKFMGKAHSNAYRSLPMFFPKALKPEMKAICGRNASAVQEAAEQLGWNESVTDWRELIQRDDIDLIDINAPSDAHKEIAIAAAKAGKHIFCEKPLALTLADAREMLQAAEDAGVRHMVGFNYRFSPAVRLAKKLVDSGRLGQIYHFRAWFLQDWIMDPQFPLVWRLQKEVAGSGSHGDLGAHLIDLAHYLVGDMQEVIGMSETFIKERPIASEMTGLSAKGSGDGPKGKVTVDDATLFLTRFENGALGSFEATRFAAGHRSTNAFEINGSLGSVKFDFERMNELEVYFTSDEEDVQGFRRVLATDPVHDYMEAWWPPGHTIGFEHTFIHEVLELSQAISEGRQPVPSFEDGVKCQAVLEAVDKSIEERRWVSLSEM; encoded by the coding sequence ATGAATCAACTGCGAGTCGGAATGATCGGATACAAATTTATGGGCAAGGCGCACAGCAACGCCTACCGGAGCCTACCGATGTTCTTCCCGAAAGCACTGAAGCCGGAAATGAAGGCGATCTGCGGCCGCAATGCTTCGGCGGTTCAGGAGGCGGCGGAGCAGCTCGGCTGGAATGAAAGCGTTACCGATTGGCGCGAGCTGATCCAGCGGGATGACATCGATCTGATTGATATTAACGCTCCTAGCGATGCGCATAAGGAAATTGCGATTGCGGCAGCGAAGGCCGGCAAGCATATATTCTGCGAAAAGCCCCTGGCGTTAACGCTCGCCGACGCGAGAGAAATGCTTCAGGCTGCCGAGGACGCAGGCGTCCGGCACATGGTCGGGTTCAACTACCGGTTCTCGCCGGCGGTCCGGCTTGCGAAGAAGCTGGTTGACAGCGGCAGACTCGGACAAATCTACCATTTCCGCGCATGGTTTCTGCAGGACTGGATCATGGATCCGCAGTTCCCGCTCGTATGGCGGCTGCAGAAGGAAGTGGCCGGCTCCGGCTCCCATGGCGATCTCGGTGCCCATCTGATCGATCTGGCTCATTATCTGGTCGGCGACATGCAGGAGGTCATCGGCATGAGCGAGACCTTCATCAAGGAGCGTCCGATTGCCAGCGAGATGACGGGGCTGAGCGCCAAAGGCAGCGGGGATGGGCCGAAAGGCAAGGTGACGGTGGACGACGCGACGTTGTTCCTGACCCGATTTGAGAACGGAGCCCTTGGCAGCTTCGAGGCCACTCGCTTTGCCGCAGGCCATCGCAGTACGAACGCCTTCGAAATCAATGGAAGCCTGGGCAGCGTCAAATTCGATTTTGAACGCATGAACGAGCTGGAGGTTTATTTCACATCCGACGAGGAGGATGTACAGGGCTTCCGGCGGGTGCTTGCAACGGATCCTGTCCATGATTATATGGAGGCTTGGTGGCCGCCGGGGCATACGATCGGTTTCGAGCATACCTTCATCCATGAAGTACTGGAGCTGTCCCAAGCAATCTCGGAAGGCAGACAGCCAGTGCCTAGCTTTGAGGACGGCGTGAAGTGCCAAGCCGTTCTGGAAGCCGTGGATAAGTCCATCGAAGAACGCCGGTGGGTGTCACTGTCGGAGATGTAG
- a CDS encoding ThuA domain-containing protein: MKKALIVWGGWDGHEPEQVAGIFAGLLREAKFDVEVSDTLDAFNDGEKLKGLDLIVPVWTMGDISKEQVANVSEAVQGGTGIAGCHGGMCDSFRNNVDWQFMTGGQWVAHPGNDGVEYLVEIKQSFSPLVEGIQDFKVVSEQYYLHVDPAVEVLATTRFPVVSGPHVLNKAVDMPVAWTKRWGYGRVYYNSLGHHADIVDMPQVKEMMRRGLLWAAEGKTLYGGGDLKLFSGEQGYTGMGDSQ, encoded by the coding sequence ATGAAAAAGGCATTAATCGTATGGGGCGGATGGGATGGCCATGAGCCGGAGCAGGTGGCAGGCATCTTCGCCGGACTACTGCGAGAGGCGAAGTTTGATGTTGAGGTTTCAGATACCTTGGATGCGTTCAACGACGGAGAGAAGCTGAAGGGATTGGATCTGATCGTCCCGGTATGGACGATGGGCGACATATCGAAGGAGCAGGTTGCGAATGTATCCGAAGCGGTGCAAGGAGGCACCGGCATCGCCGGATGCCACGGCGGAATGTGCGATTCGTTCCGCAACAATGTCGATTGGCAGTTTATGACCGGCGGCCAGTGGGTGGCGCACCCCGGCAACGACGGCGTTGAATACCTGGTCGAAATCAAGCAAAGCTTCAGCCCCCTGGTTGAAGGCATTCAGGATTTCAAGGTGGTATCTGAACAGTACTATCTGCATGTCGATCCGGCGGTAGAAGTGCTGGCAACCACCCGTTTTCCGGTCGTATCCGGACCGCATGTGCTGAACAAGGCCGTTGACATGCCGGTTGCCTGGACCAAGCGCTGGGGATACGGACGCGTATACTATAACTCCTTGGGCCATCATGCGGATATCGTGGATATGCCGCAGGTCAAGGAAATGATGCGCAGGGGACTGCTGTGGGCGGCTGAAGGAAAGACCTTGTACGGCGGCGGCGATCTCAAGCTGTTCAGCGGCGAGCAAGGATATACCGGGATGGGAGACAGCCAATAG